In one window of Duganella dendranthematis DNA:
- a CDS encoding SDR family oxidoreductase: MSGRLYGQRVIVLGASSGIGLAVAREALREDAEVMIVSSQMTRIEKALAVLGPKAQGCTVDLRDESAIERFFNTCGAFDHLVYTAGDSLQLAPLPDTDLQTARSAFEIRYWGAMAAAKYGVRNLRPGGSLTFTTGIAAQKPHANWTLVASVCGAVEALTRALAVELAPIRVNAVSPGVVATNLWSGMTEEACQRMYADLAAKLPVGRVGSAEDVAAAYLFLMTSGFATGQVHTVDGGGVLV, translated from the coding sequence ATGAGCGGCCGCTTGTATGGTCAGCGCGTGATCGTGCTGGGTGCTTCGTCCGGGATCGGTCTCGCCGTGGCGCGTGAAGCCTTGCGTGAGGACGCGGAAGTCATGATCGTCTCCAGCCAGATGACGCGCATCGAGAAAGCGTTGGCGGTGCTCGGACCCAAGGCCCAAGGCTGCACGGTGGATCTGCGTGACGAAAGCGCGATAGAGCGCTTCTTCAACACCTGCGGCGCATTCGATCACCTGGTCTACACAGCCGGCGACTCGCTACAGCTTGCGCCGCTCCCGGACACCGACTTGCAGACGGCGCGCTCCGCGTTCGAGATCCGCTACTGGGGCGCGATGGCGGCGGCGAAATACGGCGTGCGTAACCTGCGGCCGGGCGGTTCGCTGACCTTCACCACCGGCATCGCGGCACAAAAACCGCACGCCAACTGGACGCTGGTCGCCAGCGTGTGCGGCGCAGTGGAAGCCTTGACGCGCGCGCTGGCGGTGGAACTGGCGCCCATTCGCGTCAATGCGGTATCGCCAGGCGTGGTAGCGACCAATCTGTGGTCGGGCATGACGGAAGAAGCCTGCCAGCGCATGTACGCTGACCTGGCCGCAAAGCTGCCGGTGGGCCGCGTCGGCTCGGCGGAGGACGTCGCGGCGGCCTACCTGTTCCTGATGACCAGCGGCTTCGCCACCGGCCAGGTGCACACCGTCGACGGCGGCGGCGTGCTGGTGTAA
- a CDS encoding NmrA family NAD(P)-binding protein — MYAITGITGQVGSELGRQLLAAGLPVRAVVRDAAKGQSWAAHGAEVALADINDADALAHAFIGAEAVFVLLPPTFDPTEGFPEARRSIAALRLALATARPSRVVVLSTIGAQATQPNLLNQLGIMERELGSLDLPVTFLRAAWFIENYQWDVPSARAGSIASFLQPLERPVPMVACADISTLAAELLQQTWQGTRVVELEGPQRISPADIAASFSRLLSREVSARAVPRDTWAELFAAQGMTNPTPRMQMLDGFNEGWIEFEKGESGSRKGTVTLDHAIAGLLARVQA, encoded by the coding sequence ATGTATGCAATTACCGGTATTACGGGACAAGTCGGTTCGGAGCTGGGCAGGCAATTGCTGGCCGCCGGCCTGCCCGTGCGCGCCGTGGTGCGTGACGCGGCCAAAGGCCAGAGCTGGGCCGCCCACGGCGCCGAAGTCGCGCTGGCCGACATCAACGACGCTGACGCACTGGCCCATGCCTTTATCGGCGCCGAAGCGGTGTTCGTGCTGCTGCCGCCAACCTTCGATCCGACCGAAGGCTTTCCAGAAGCGCGCCGCAGCATCGCCGCCCTGCGCCTGGCACTGGCAACGGCGCGTCCGTCACGGGTTGTCGTACTGTCGACCATCGGCGCGCAAGCCACGCAGCCCAACCTGCTCAATCAGCTGGGCATCATGGAGCGCGAACTCGGTTCGCTGGATCTGCCGGTGACCTTCCTGCGCGCCGCATGGTTTATCGAGAATTACCAGTGGGACGTGCCATCCGCGCGCGCTGGCAGCATCGCCAGCTTCCTGCAACCACTGGAGCGTCCGGTGCCGATGGTGGCCTGCGCCGACATCTCCACGCTGGCGGCCGAGCTGCTGCAACAGACCTGGCAAGGCACCCGCGTGGTCGAACTGGAAGGACCGCAACGCATCAGCCCTGCCGACATCGCCGCCAGCTTCAGCCGCCTGCTGAGCCGCGAAGTGAGCGCGCGCGCCGTGCCACGCGACACCTGGGCCGAGCTGTTTGCGGCGCAAGGCATGACCAATCCAACGCCGCGCATGCAAATGCTGGATGGCTTTAACGAAGGCTGGATCGAGTTCGAAAAAGGGGAAAGCGGGTCGCGCAAAGGCACCGTCACGCTAGACCATGCCATCGCCGGACTGCTGGCGCGGGTGCAGGCATGA